One region of Etheostoma spectabile isolate EspeVRDwgs_2016 chromosome 21, UIUC_Espe_1.0, whole genome shotgun sequence genomic DNA includes:
- the cabp5a gene encoding calcium-binding protein 5a, protein MSAAESRLQGSCIMHLADEQKSPEEEMSLGAACVFLRGGKNISRQLVDDEIDELRDAFNEFDKDKDGLISCKDLGNLMRTMGYMPTEMELIELSQNINMNLGGKVDFEDFVELMAPKLLAETAGMIGMKELKDAFKEFDMDGDGEITTEELRLAMTKLMGEHMSRREIDAIVKEADDNGDGTVDFEEFVRMMSHQ, encoded by the exons ATGTCAGCTGCTGAGTCTCGGCTTCAGGGGTCGTGTATAATGCACTTGGCTGATGAACAGAAATCACCAGAGGAAG AAATGAGTTTGGGGGCTGCGTGCGTTTTCTTGCGAGGAGGGAAAAATATT TCAAGACAGCTGGTTGATGACGAGATTGATG AGCTGCGTGATGCATTCAATGAGTTTGATAAAGACAAGGATGGGCTGATCAGCTGCAAGGACCTGGGGAATCTGATGAGGACAATGGGCTACATGCCCACGGAGATGGAGCTGATCGAGCTGAGCCAAAATATCAACATGAACC TTGGTGGAAAAGTGGACTTTGAAGACTTTGTGGAGCTGATGGCCCCGAAGCTTCTGGCAGAAACGGCTGGGATGATTGGCATGAAGGAGCTCAAAGATGCCTTTAAAGAG TTTGACATGGACGGAGACGGAGAGATCACAACAGAGGAGCTGCGGTTGGCCATGACCAAGCTGATGGGAGAGCACATGAGCCGAAGGGAGATAGATGCCATTGTAAAAGAAGCAGATGACAACGGAGATGGCACAGTAGATTTTGAAG AGTTCGTCAGAATGATGTCCCACCAATGA